The genomic stretch tgatgattgGGTGGATTTCTAGGCGttggaaaccatggtaacacttAATAGCAGTGATACATCAGAAATGGATGGTGTCCACCTGGAGGTCTTGATTATAAAGACAACCCACCGCATACAAAGTTGGCGTTGTAGGAATCGAGCGAGGACAGGTGCACTGTACCGATAAGTTAAAATATCATGGATTATTCGTAGAATTTAATGACACTTcgagacatagacagacagacagacagacagacaaacagacagacagacagacagacattttagCAAATTAAAACATACTCTGTGAAGAAAGACATGACGAGGTTGATTTCAAAGACTGAATTACATCAGAAACATGCCACATTTTACATGACTTTTAGCACCACACGTTTGTTTTCTTCATGTTATGGAATTTTATTATGCACTTTAGAATACAGAATATAATAATTACGAGGTTAAAAATATAATACGTCTGAATAGACGGAGTAATTAAAAATgcttgtacaaatgtacatcttgGAGAATGTAAATTCATGCAAGACagaggaaaaaaataattgtaaagtagaatgtaaatttgttatttataaagtatgttcATTTGAAAAATCCTGCACTATTTACAAAGGTTTGCTGTTATCGGATGAGAAGAGTGTGTCGGAAACTAGGCACCTGATAGGATGTGATTGATTTGTGAAGGTTTAATCCAGTGTATCTTCACTACTTACAATTGACTGTTGTATTGATACCAGATGTATGTCTGAAACTAGATATGTGGTGTGTAGGGTGCAGGTGTTATAAGATGTTGTGATGCTATCGATGTTGTGTAAATTTTGAGTAACTTTCACATTATAATTATTGCCAACACTGCTTACACTTCTTACAACAGCTCGTTTTCATGGTCTTGAGCGTACATTGGTAAAGGGGCACCTTGAAGGACATGCTTGTTGAGTGATGGATTACTTCATTGTAGTAATTTCATCATGTGAAtgaagatgtatgtatgtatgtatgtatgtatgtatgtatgtatgaagatgtatgtatgcatgcatgcatgcacgtacgtacgtacgtacgtacgtacgtacacgtttgtacattacatgtttgtatgtacatatgtaagtCGTTCACAtctgcacacatacatgcatacatacatacatacatacatacatacatacatacatacataccggcatacatacatacataccggcatacatacatacatacatacatacatacatacatacatacatacatacatacatacatacatacatacatacatacatgcatgcatgcatgcatgcatgcatacattctgtacatacatacatacagacagacatacaacatacatacatacatacatacatacatgcatacagacagacagacagacagacagacatacatacatacatacatacagacagacatttcaccatgcttATAGTTTACTGAACTCATAGTTGTATTGTGTGCCATCAGAAGCTCGTACTTGTATTCTTTCTAAATTACTTCATACTCAACTTTTTTCAATGAACCgttacaactgtacatgtagtacaaactaAGCATGTACACTCGATCACGTAAGACATGTCCGTGTAACATTCAAAATTTATACCTAGTACCGGTACACATGTTAAATAAAAAATGCGAACGAATTCCAatttgaacaaagaaaaaatgaacTCAAAGCACTATTTATCAAGATTTGTAtggatttgaaataaaagtaaataaatactaaattgAACAGTTGTGGAACTGAATTTCAgtgtttttaaatcaaattttgtGATAAGATTTTTTAcaaagttgtaacagttcaatgAGAACAGTTGTATAGAGTTTTGAAACCCATAATCACCCCATTATACAATTATGTCCACAGTGTATTTTTTCAGAACCCTTAGGTAGTTCATTAAGCCCCCCTAGCTgtaattaaaacaatatttaccaTTATTCATTTGTTGTACACTGAAGAATGTATGATTGCCTAACAATCAAATACAGTCAATATCCCACAGcagtttgttgacaaacaagttACCAGATCTGTACCTGATTCACAattgtttacatatggacatcaagtgAGTGTTCATCATCAAAGATTACTGCAGGGGTATAATCCAGCTTAAATCATTaattgcattatttttggtacagataaaaaaaaaccagaaaaCAGGAATTACAGCTATTGGGGCTTAAATTGTGTGAATAATTTTGTGCACAGTATTTACCATATTTTACCATGTACTAAAACTAATTGTCAATAAAGCTTTGTGTgaatcacaaaaaaaaaaaatctggctAAAGTTGATATTTTTTCCTAAGGTATAAGGACTCTGGgcagaataataataattaaagtaaaattaaaTAATGATGCAAAAACATTTCTACACAAGAAGACAAAAGTTTCTGATTTGCAAGACAAATATCTCAGAGTCGTGATGTTAGAGTGGCTAACTTGGAATTTGGAGGTTGCAGGCTTGAGCCCCAttgctgctgtttgtttctgaacaGCTAAATATCCTTGGGATTTGagccatgactgtgcctcagtcaacccaactgtataatAGGATAGGGgttacaatgtgaatgatttaattctatctgcttataaaggctgcaatggattgtatgctcctcagggagttgaggaaggaAAGGGCTGTTGTGGCAGCTATGGATCCGTGCCAGGGATAATAATtttaaagtgctttgagcacagagtggtaaagagctatataaaaaccaacattattattatcattattcatattattttcaCAAGAGAAACGACTTCAAAGTCATTTCCTAAACTCTTAAACAATTAAAGTTTGTGAGATGGTTTGGAAAATTCATAGCGAGGCAAGGACTGGCTGTCTACTATCAGTCACAGTTCAATAGCCAACCTCATCACTTTCTTACTGTTGCATCCACGCTAGTGTACtgcgccctctatggccaaATACACAACTCTGATAAATCGATTACTTTGCTGAACTTATCTTACTTTATTAAAATCTGACTGAAATAATCCAATTATTATGGTAATGCAACATTTTTGGTAgattttttgtgaaatattactTTAAGGTGGAATGCTTCAGGGACAAATTTCTTTGGAAATCAAAGATTTCCCATTCTcaccaaactttgccatatgaaagcctgttcctggtccttttgaaaaaaTGGACGAAATTTGGGGTTcatcaccatcttgttttcaaagaaatcgtCAATCCATTATTTTTCCATGGTTGTAACACAATATtgggtggccatattggattctaaaatgactagatttttatatcattttggcCTTGATTACAaacatttgtatggtgaccccagatttttttaaaaattgatttcaACTGAGAAGAGGTTacaattttcttgaacaaattaacagtaatattttaaaatttatttccaTGGTGAATTCTAAGTTAATTTTCGATTACGTTAAGTTGATATTTATTGCTACGTAAGCTGTTAGTGTATTTCAGGTAGTAAAATAACATATGCTAGGTTCTCTTCTATCCGACATGAACAGTTAAGGTAAGGTTGTTTTAGTTACTGAGGTAGGAACCTGTGTGActatataatttcatttcattttaactcTATATAATTTTCagaaatatgttttaaaaaacaatatttcatttgaaagaTAAATATGGAATATCAATTTTGATGAAACATTACTCCAGTTACTACAACAAGACAAATTGTTCTGTCGTCTGCAGTACATAGGACAGAACAATTTATCTTGTTGTAGAGTCTGCAGTTCATACTAGACTGTACAAATTACATTGCCATGGGCATCCACCCCTATAAAATTCCCTTTGTGAAAAGGGATAATAAACATGCCCATAACAGCTAATCCTTCAGGTTAGAgacaatcacacaatgtcacacaagctcaataaatgaactctGTTCCTTTAGCCCCCCCAACATTCACAAATGCAAcactgacatgtttatatatgatgtactcCCATGGTGCAAAATGTAGCAGTTACACCAATAGagtcgatgtaatgtaaaacatgatggtacagacacattaaaatactactggaaaccccaggactgtatctcacattagaagtaaatatTAATCAACTTATATGAACAtatcagtagtaaatacagaacctgttatcattgaaggcgtgaaagtgttcgaaatttggttagaagggCGAAAATGAAGTTTGCCGATCGCATTGATTCCAGACCCCGCCTAAACAAAGTTTACtaattgagcttgtgtgacattgtgtgattgtcTCTTCGGCATAGACTTATCAGAAAGACTTATGGCACTCGACTGGTGAGTAAAATGTCTACACAAAGTTAAAAAAACAATGGCGATCAACGCCATTGAACGCAGAGGTTGACAAAACACAGATCATTATACAAAGTACTGCACATGATATAAAGTAATCTTTTTAAAAGTTGCCTGATAAATCCCTGTGATATGCTAAATGAGATGAAGAATTTCGATGGAATAAATCTTGCCAGTCGACATCTTTATCTATTTAGTGAGGTGTCCAACACAACAACCAAATATCCAtatatatttgaagaaaaaaggagactcattgttttcaaaattaatattcaaaatatgttttttaaGTTTCAAAAGATACTGAAAATGAATGGTGCAGTTAATGTCAATGCAAGACAATGGCTACTTGAGTCTCAAACAGCCATGTTACTCTGTACAACAGGCTACatattccaggctacaaatagccatgctatacctgtagaacaggacagtatggattccaggctacagatagccatgctataccgtagaacaggacagcatggattcctggcaacaaatagccatgctatactgtagaacaggacagcatggattccaggctacaaatagccatgctatactttAGAACAGGACAACATGgtttccaggctacaaatagccatgctatactgtagaacaggacagtatggattccaggctacaaatagccatgctatactgtagaacaggacagtatggattccaggctacaaatagccatgctatactgtacaacaggacagtatggatttcAGGCCACAAACAGCTATGCTATACTGTAGTACAGAACAGCATGGACTCCAGGCTACAAACAGCCATGTTATACTGATGAAACCAATGTAATAGCCCCCTCCAGGCAGTGCCAGGTGAGAGCTTAGGTATTTATAGACCCAATGATCCCACTGTTCTTGTCTTGAAGTAAAGGTTCTCTTTCTGGGTCTGTCATTGATTCAGTTCTTGAACCAGCTATAGTGTGTAGTTTTTTACGATCTGTAGTGAAAATAGATGACAAAACTGGAGGTGAGACACTAGCCTGCTTACATTGCAATCTGTAATTCAGTCTCACTAACCACATGAATTGCTAGCAACGTCAAACAATTAAATGTTACTTTGAAAAATCACATACTCAAACTaattggtttgaaaaaaaaatgcactcaaactgattggtcgcACATGGAAAGTGATAACGTACGTCAGCCGAATTCaccatattcaaatgaaatcgatgtaatttatatatagcaaagagtatgtaaatatctacaagcAGGCATGCTGCCATTGGGGGCATGGCTAAATTAATCATTGGCCATTATTAGCATTACAAGTGCCAGTGGTTTGTGAGGCAAGTATTGTGAGACAGATTGTGATGTAAACAGACTAATGAGACactgaaaaaagaagaagcaatCACACAAGGACTTTATTAACATACTTCTTGCTTATTTTGAggttttgtatgtaaatgtataaacCATTTAAATTAATGGTATCAGACACTTAACACAACTATTGAATATAATGCATGATAAGACATACACAACAAATTAAACACTAAATGTTTAATCTTCCCCTAATATATATTAACTAAATGAACAGCCAACCAATCACTaatcaaccaaccatccaaTCAACTTACTAGCTAGACCATCCAACCAAACTCCAACAAACAACCATTtaaccatccatccaaccaaccatccatcaaACTAACCACCCAGTCAACCTACTAGCTAGGCCAtggaaccaaccaaccaaccaaccaaccacccaaaCATCCatccaacaaaccaaccaataAACTAACCAACAAATGCATATATAAGCCCGCTATTCCTCCTATTTCAGTTGGCCaaaacaaccaaacaaccaaacacacaATTACATGGACTAAAGCTTACCTCCCCATCTTCTTCCAATGGTTTGTGGCCATATAATAAACAGTATTATAATGGCTAGTACTGCAAAACCACCAGGTACAAACACCATGATGTTTTTATAAAACCACTTGCACTCCTTACAACAGGTTCTGTAAAACAATCATATAACAGACTGAATTTGCATTCATACGATAGCCTTACTAACCAACTAGCCGACCATTTgatcaaaccaaccaaccaaccaaccaaccaaccaaccaaccaaccaaccatccaaccaataaaaataataataaagtagACTTATGGAGCACCTAATCTCTGCAAGCAGAGCTCGAGGCGCAGAAATGGAAAATTACTGTATGGTTAGAGGAAATATGGATTCACACACACTGGATACTAGGCAATTGAAGAAGGCTGAGACTAATGTTTAAAGAGATAGGTCTTGAGAGAACGACAGAAGGATATGAGACTTGGAGTGACGAAGAGCGAAGAAGTAGGGCCAATGTGAGAGAAAGATCTCTCGTCAAATATACAATGCTTTGTTTTCCTGGATTACTACCACTTTGATTTTTGTTCTGGTAAATGTTTTACTTACATGCATGGTTGTAAATTTTGGATTAATGTGACCGCAATACCATTAGAGAGTTTATCTGTAAAACTCATGGCTCCATAAACAAAGGCACCACTTTGCTGTAAACATGAAAGAGTATAATCACAAACTcacatcattaaaaaaatatatattttgccAGTGGCACAACAGCATACTGATAGCAACTGTCATTTTTTCCTGCTGACAGCAACAAACAATTTACATCCTTCAAATACTAGATTTAAATTACATAACAATAAAAGTTCGTCCCATCACATTTTATTATACCATATTTCGATGAAGAATATAGAAAGTAGGCTAGCAACATATATGTGTCATTCTGAAAACTGGTACATGATATTTCAGAAGACAACCCTTCATAGTTATTTTtataagtacattgtattagGGTTTTCAGACATATCTGTTCCCAAACAGCAcgcctagtggccaaactgtctATTCTTTTGTCTTTCACATAACTGACTACATAGTTTTGTGGGAACACGCAAGTGCTAATAAAGATAAGACTGCTTACAGTGTCATCTGCTATGAGGTCAGCTGTCATTGATAGTGAGGTCACGAGTACCGTTGATCCGCCAGCACCAAGCAGCACAgctgatatgtaaatgaagttACCAATGGTTTTAAACCAGAGTGAGCCACAACCGGCTATGACTAGAATAGCACCCAGTAGGTAGGTCACCTGATAGACAAAAAGTTGACAAATTGATCAAATCTGAGTgacagaaaatgaaacaaattgcGAAAAATGTCTTATAATAACGCTATCAGTGCAAAGATCAAAGACTGAAGTTTCTTGCAAATGTTGTGTCCTTGGCCCTTGTCATGACTAACAACAGAAGAGAAATGGATCAAATAACAAAGCAGATGAGAGCCCACCAAACACTACACACTGTTgcatttattaaaaaaaatgtacacacaatttTGTAAACGTTTTGTAATGATGCAATCACCATATGCTAATTGAAACAGAACACTAGTTTGGTCGATTAATTTATTACTGAGTGGCTATACCCACTAATTTTCACAAAACATGCTCCACATAATTGAAGACAGAACATTAGTTTGGTCAATCACCCAGTCGCTACACCCCCTAAGGTTTATAAACCATACTccataaacaaacaaaccttgTTCTTTATCTATTACTAATGCCAGGGCTGCTAAAAATAAAGTCTGGACAACAATATCTACATTATCAGTACTTGTTTTCTGTTAGGTCAAATActacatgtcaaaggtcaaaggtgaattGACTATGTCATCCATTCACAGCAACCTACTTTTGTAGTGTCGATATGGATGAGAAGATTCGGTAtttaattttggattttggatttataaaacagttttatcatggcttcctacttttaaataatgtaaaacagcacatgccaagtctttgtttgtaacgcCATACATTTGAGTAACAACCAAGgacttagtctatgttgttttttcaaataggaagccatgataaaattgctctataaattattaaaaatccaaaataaatacctaatcctcatccatatggccactttaagttgaTAATAGTTTCCTATACACAAGTCGTGCCCACCAATAAGTCAAAATTAGTTCTGTCTTTCATCTTCGCATCCTAAACAACGTGACAATAAACTGCTTCCTACTCTAAGTTTTAGAACCAAGGTAACAAGGGAAAATCTTTGTGAACAAACATAAATTTTtcttaaaaatcaaaaatcaaaacaaatgtaaatatcttTAACTTACTTTTCTGCCAGCATATTTGTTGACCAATTTCATCAAAAAAGATGTGAAAAATCCACTAATATAGACTATGAGAGGAATGATTGCTATCTTATCCTAgaaaaaagtgaaagaaaaataaGTGATTGCCATTTGCTCAAAATACCATATATTGCACAACAAAACAGATGAGCATACATTAATATGATGTgacacctttgtgccaggtttgaatacaatgggatattgcatgtcagagaaGTGACTTATGAAAGCACACAAAGTGACTTATGGGAATTGACTGGAAACTGttgttaaccctttcatgactagagacgagttttaaataatatggggacccaatttatatgaatattttcataattacaataatattacttcatttggaactaacatttctttaattccagtctaaaatgaagttgatatatgccaaaaacttacataaaacaagaattttgtccaaacaattttggcgggaatgttttcagtattgaaggggttaaacaGGCTGTCAACTGTTcctattgttattgtaattgccTAACATTGACAATACAAGCAGGTGACAATATGTTTAGCAGAAATTCCCTAGCAATGCTGCATGTCACTTCCACCTTAGTTTGGATGGATGTCAACtctgtactgataagtgaaagcAGACAAAAACACAGATTTTCAACATCCAAGTTCTTAATGAACATAGCGAATTCACACAGTCTCCTTTCCCCACATTtcacaatccaatatggctgccaaatgtTGTATAAACCAATGGAAGAATAAATGATCattgattttcttgaaaacgCGATTTATGAACCctcaaatattttcatcattacaAGAGCAACAGGAGCTAAGCTTCCAAATAGCAAAGTTTGCTGAAATTTAAAGAATTCTCATTTTCAGAGAAATTGGTCCCAGAGAGGCGAATAATTATTATACTGTTTCTTACCTTTCCAAGTTGAAGGGAATCTGTTAAATACATCGGTATGTAGACCTGAGAGACGTTGACCATCAATCTTGTACACATATAGAGTAGAGCAATCTGAAATGAAAATTCACACACATTTAGGAAACCGTCATAACCAGTATTCTACCTACACTTGTTCCCATGTGAGATTAACCAAACCTGTTGTCCTATTTCTGGATAAACACAGATGATGTTTGCTACCCTGAAAATCTGACATTTAGGAACTATTGATGTCACAGAACCACATGACGTGTGAGTaaaagtgtggcatactcagggtatgTGAACAAATGCTTGCAGTGCTTTATGTAGctgctgtactttcatgagtgtagtgagtgaaagtgcatttgtttgtgtttatcttagaaaactgaaggctcaattaGCAGAGTAATTACACTAAAAATTTTGATTTACTTACCAAATAAAACTGAGGTTCTTTTAACCAGTCCTTCCACAGCATAATTTTTCTCTCTTGATACATCGTACTATTTCCCTGATTTGTATCGTTAgcattatttttcttttcttttgtgcCAACgtgaaatataaatgaaaagCAAGCTCCAATGCCGATAACTGTAAATGCCAATTTCTGTTGTAATTAAAGCATAACGAACATTATTTAGTCACACATTGCCAGCAAAGTGCTAGAAATATCGCACATTTATACACCCTGGCACTGAGAAAATATAAAAACTGAGTGATCCTTCCGAGCTACCTGAGGAGTATCAAGACATTACTGCTAATAACTGTGTAGTAATAAATCTTTTCACATTATTGATCACGTCCTACTAGGTACCCATTTATTCAGTTTAGTGAATATGAAATTTTCACTGCCTTTAAGTCGACAGGATTACTCCTTCACTGTAACTACCATGTCCTCTCAGATATCCAGTTATAGAGCTGGGAAATACTTGTCCCTAAGCACACAGGACTCAATAAAATTCTTCACATAACAATCCCATCCTACCCGGTTCCCATTTATAGTGTTTATAGTTATGGCAACAAAACCACAACTGCCAATGTTTTGACCAAGTATCAAAATGGATCACATTTGAATGCTATCATTCGTAGGCAAAAGAGCATACGCAATAACGGTTCTGGTGACCAAAAATATTCACCAGTTTGTACATCACTAAAATAACATGCTACGACTCCAAAATCAAAAGAAACTGAGCATCAAACTTCCTAATGTCTATAATCGGCTGTTCATACTGCCACCTTGTGGTCAGCTGCAACTATGGAATTCGTAATTCTGATGAAGATTACCGACCTGGTGAGATTGAAAGTATAACACTCATTGCTAAGCTGATCGAACCACGGTATTCATTCATCTGTTCTATTACCTCATCAAAATCTGTGATTACATCCTTGACAGACAGGAAGTGATTGAAATATAtcaacaaatgtacatatttacccTAAATTCTGGTACATCATCTGGTGTAAGTTGAGAGTCGTCAACATCATCACTAGTTTTGGAAGGTGTCATAGTACTTGTAATATCTAATAACAACCATGTTATagcatatacacatatattagACGCCACTGTGAAAGCATACCTGTATATGaggaaaaatatttcattcagtaTGACAGATTTTAATACCAAATTGCGCTGCATGAAAGGTTGGGCATTTTCCACTGAGTTCCATATACGTGACGGTCACACAAAGGAATTGCAGCAAATTCCAGAATCACTGTAATTCAGTTGTGTGACTGTCATGTATACTGTACAGAACCAGAAACGCCACAGTTTCATGCAGTGTTAAGgactttttaaaacaaatttccaATCAGAAAGAACAGAAGAAAACATGCAAACCAGTTACAAGACATTAGTTAAAGCCTTACTGTGCTAACTTTTCgtttatatttgttatttttctaaAACATATACCAAATCTTTACTTGAAATTACACATGTACCTGTGTGTTACTTGGTGATGGcattcaatagggaacttgcaatcgacattgagcatgctcagacgcataggactatgggattatctgcggttatcgtaatacctaatctggagctagtgacaaaattaacctcccacaattgtcagggtaattatgaattgattatttgtggttacagacaatgtaacagtattgtttacaattctAT from Glandiceps talaboti chromosome 12, keGlaTala1.1, whole genome shotgun sequence encodes the following:
- the LOC144443444 gene encoding major facilitator superfamily domain-containing protein 12-like — protein: MPPGDISIIRRYAYGVGHVQNDLCASMWFSYLLIYFHSVLNFSNSMAGYLMLVGQVADAICTPFVGYESDRTSIDHCYGRRKIWHLVGVICVAVSFPFLFNPCITCEGSSDWAKFIYYAPFVVIFQFGWASTQISHLSLIPELTSNESTRVELNAIRYAFTVASNICVYAITWLLLDITSTMTPSKTSDDVDDSQLTPDDVPEFRKLAFTVIGIGACFSFIFHVGTKEKKNNANDTNQGNSTMYQERKIMLWKDWLKEPQFYLIALLYMCTRLMVNVSQVYIPMYLTDSLQLGKDKIAIIPLIVYISGFFTSFLMKLVNKYAGRKVTYLLGAILVIAGCGSLWFKTIGNFIYISAVLLGAGGSTVLVTSLSMTADLIADDTQSGAFVYGAMSFTDKLSNGIAVTLIQNLQPCITCCKECKWFYKNIMVFVPGGFAVLAIIILFIIWPQTIGRRWGDRKKLHTIAGSRTESMTDPEREPLLQDKNSGIIGSINT